In Rhodococcus qingshengii JCM 15477, the sequence CGGATCCGCCACCGGAGAAGATCCTGTTCATCACCGCCGGCAGTGGCATCACTCCGGTCATGGGCATGTTGCGGACGATGAACCGGCGCGGTCAATTGCCCGACGTCATGCACATCCACTCGGCTCCGACGGAATCCGACGTCATGTTCGCCGACGAACTCACAGCACTGCACGCCGAGCACGAGGACTTCGTGAGCCACGTTCAACTCACGCGCCGTGACGGAAAGTTCAAACTCAGTTCTCTCGACACGGTCTGCCCCGACTGGCGTGAGCGCCACACCTGGGCGTGCGGGCCCCTCCCGTTGCTCGACGAGCTCGAAGACGTCTGGAAGGCGGAAGGCATCGAGGATCGACTCCACATGGAGCGGTTCGCCGTATCGCGCATCGACGCTTCGGCCGACGGTGGCACGGTCACGTTCGAGAAGTCGGGTAAGACGATCACCGTCGACGGTGCGACAACGCTTCTGGAGGCAGGCGAGCAGTCCGGTGCCTTGATGCCGTTCGGTTGCCGCATGGGCATCTGCCAGACGTGTGTCGTACCTCTCGTTGCCGGCCACGCGATCGATCTACGCTCGGGGAAACAGCACGCGGAGGGCGAGCGCATCCAGACGTGCATCTCCGCCGCCGCCGGCGACTGTACGCTGGACGCATAGCTTCTAGGCACACGGAGGACCACGGTGGCCATCACCGATATCAAAGAGTTTTCGCACCTCACCGAGGCCGATGTCGAAGCTCTCGGACGTGAACTCGATCAGATTCGACTCGACATCGAAGACTCTCGTGGGATCCGGGACGCCCGCTACATTCGTCGCGTCATTCGCGTCCAGCGGGCGTTGGAGCTCGGCGGGCGTATCGCATTGTTCGGCAGTCGGTACCGACCGGCATGGTTGGTCGGCACGACCCTGCTGAGCCTGTCGAAGATCATCGAGAACATGGAGCTCGGGCATAACGTCATGCACGGGCAATGGGACTGGATGAACGATCCCGAGATTCACTCCGTCTCGTGGGAGTGGGATCAGACCGGTCCTTCCGAGCATTGGAAGCGCGCCCACAACTACCAGCACCACACGTACACCAACGTCGTCGGCATGGACGAGGATCTCGGTTTCGGGATTCTGCGTA encodes:
- a CDS encoding ferredoxin reductase, which translates into the protein MGLKDWIEAPAASVVPAARSKLNLLRGAAARLTTPLLPDDYLHLANPLWSARELRGQIVEVRPETTDSATIVIKPGWGFDFNYQPGQYIGIGLHIDGRWHWRSYSLTSPPNWENKRISIAVKAMPEGFLSSHLVSGAVPSGTIVRLATPSGNFALPDPPPEKILFITAGSGITPVMGMLRTMNRRGQLPDVMHIHSAPTESDVMFADELTALHAEHEDFVSHVQLTRRDGKFKLSSLDTVCPDWRERHTWACGPLPLLDELEDVWKAEGIEDRLHMERFAVSRIDASADGGTVTFEKSGKTITVDGATTLLEAGEQSGALMPFGCRMGICQTCVVPLVAGHAIDLRSGKQHAEGERIQTCISAAAGDCTLDA